Proteins encoded in a region of the Blastococcus sp. Marseille-P5729 genome:
- a CDS encoding SGNH/GDSL hydrolase family protein: MGLSAKQIASAAGAIGASAAGVGAATGALLMMEARTARRRVEQHTPVDDPPTGNGVWGEGTGEPIVLAIMGDSSAVGLGVDDLTETPGVLIAAGLSRLSGRPVRLTRVAISGAESRHLDQQASDVLPEQPDVAVIMIGANDVTARTSPEVATAHLSKVVRRLRHAGVQVVVATCPDLGTVRPIPQPLRTIARKWSRDMAAAQIVAVIKAGGRTVALGSSLGPTFARYHELWSDDGFHPSAAGYAAAASVVLPSVADALGYWPISRTDIRDSALRRRNRSISQAALRSSQETGSQVTGAQETTLDGRRRDRARLRRLLPVPLPIPRRGPDRAAAPDLVADLSLDEALDLIEHPSTTHPSEGDVS, translated from the coding sequence ATGGGGCTGAGCGCAAAGCAGATCGCGAGCGCCGCCGGTGCCATCGGGGCATCGGCGGCCGGTGTTGGCGCCGCGACCGGGGCGCTGCTGATGATGGAAGCCCGCACCGCGCGCCGTCGCGTCGAGCAGCACACCCCAGTGGACGATCCGCCCACCGGCAACGGAGTGTGGGGCGAGGGAACCGGCGAGCCGATCGTGCTGGCCATCATGGGCGACTCGTCCGCGGTAGGACTGGGCGTCGACGACCTCACCGAGACCCCCGGCGTGCTCATCGCGGCCGGACTCTCCCGCCTGTCCGGGCGCCCGGTGCGGCTGACGCGCGTGGCGATCAGCGGGGCGGAGTCCCGGCACCTGGACCAGCAGGCCAGCGACGTCCTCCCGGAGCAGCCCGACGTCGCCGTGATCATGATCGGCGCGAACGATGTCACCGCCCGCACCAGCCCCGAGGTCGCCACCGCGCACCTCAGCAAGGTCGTGCGTCGGCTGCGGCACGCCGGCGTCCAGGTGGTCGTCGCCACCTGCCCGGACCTCGGCACCGTCCGCCCCATCCCCCAGCCGCTGCGCACCATCGCCCGCAAGTGGAGCCGGGACATGGCCGCCGCGCAGATCGTGGCGGTCATCAAGGCCGGCGGCCGCACCGTCGCCCTGGGCTCCTCGCTGGGCCCGACCTTCGCGCGCTATCACGAGCTGTGGAGCGACGACGGGTTCCACCCGTCTGCCGCGGGCTACGCGGCGGCCGCGTCCGTGGTGCTCCCATCCGTCGCCGACGCCCTCGGGTACTGGCCGATCTCGCGCACCGACATCCGAGACAGCGCGCTGCGTCGGCGCAACCGCAGCATCTCGCAGGCCGCGTTGCGCTCCTCGCAGGAGACCGGTTCCCAGGTCACGGGCGCCCAGGAGACCACGCTCGACGGGCGGCGTCGCGACCGCGCCCGGCTGCGTCGGCTGTTGCCGGTGCCTCTGCCGATCCCGCGCCGGGGACCTGATCGCGCCGCGGCGCCCGACCTGGTCGCGGACCTGTCCCTTGACGAGGCCCTCGACCTCATCGAGCACCCGTCAACCACCCATCCTTCCGAGGGAGACGTGTCATGA
- a CDS encoding GDSL-type esterase/lipase family protein, translated as MTPHQLARYTALGAAAGLATTITAVGGLLAAQLIGARNRPSLDPRSAPDLPAEQGPTSGPLLRMVVLGDSIAAGIGADDAGRSLAGRLVHTLADDGFRVQARSVAVPNSRTVDTKIQASRALITSETDPYDLAVVAVGAMDVCAWSSADEIERATFRAVGALVNRGVRVVLATTPDLGSVPCVGQPLRSLWRLRSRKVAAAQTAGAQQGGAEVVDLVAATGTSFATDRGLYSADGFHPSADGYRILADAVTPAVRAAVRERRTAP; from the coding sequence ATGACCCCGCACCAGCTCGCCCGGTATACCGCCCTCGGCGCCGCGGCCGGACTCGCCACCACGATCACCGCCGTCGGCGGGCTGCTGGCCGCCCAGCTCATCGGCGCGCGCAACCGGCCGTCGCTGGATCCCCGTTCCGCCCCGGACCTACCGGCCGAGCAGGGGCCGACGAGCGGGCCGTTGCTGCGCATGGTGGTGCTCGGCGACAGCATCGCCGCGGGGATCGGGGCGGACGACGCGGGTCGCTCGCTGGCGGGCCGGCTGGTGCACACTCTCGCCGACGACGGCTTTCGGGTCCAGGCCCGGAGCGTGGCCGTCCCCAACTCGCGCACCGTCGACACGAAGATCCAGGCATCTCGCGCACTGATCACCTCCGAGACCGATCCGTACGACCTCGCGGTGGTCGCGGTCGGCGCGATGGACGTGTGCGCCTGGAGCAGCGCGGACGAGATCGAGCGGGCCACCTTCCGGGCGGTGGGGGCACTGGTCAATCGCGGGGTTCGCGTCGTTCTCGCCACGACCCCGGACCTCGGCTCGGTCCCCTGCGTCGGTCAGCCACTCCGCTCGCTGTGGAGGCTGCGCTCTCGCAAGGTCGCCGCGGCACAGACGGCCGGGGCGCAGCAGGGTGGCGCCGAGGTAGTCGACCTGGTCGCCGCCACCGGCACGTCGTTCGCTACCGATCGCGGGCTGTACTCGGCGGACGGCTTCCACCCGTCGGCGGACGGCTACCGGATCCTCGCCGACGCGGTGACGCCGGCGGTCCGGGCGGCCGTTCGCGAACGTCGTACGGCACCCTGA
- a CDS encoding acetyl-CoA C-acetyltransferase, producing MPEAVIVATARTPIGRAVKGSLASFRPDDLTALAVQAAMDKVPALKPEMVDDLLLGCGLPGGQQGFNMARVVSVLLGWDTVPGATVTRYCSSSLQTTRMAMHAIRAGEGDVFVSAGVEMVSSYQYGNSDAIPNTQNPKFEEAGARTAKVAEEGSDTWTDPREQGNLPDVYIAMGQTAENLARLKNVTREDMDAFGVRSQNLAEKAIQDGFWDREITPVTTPDGVEVSKDDGPRAGVTLEAVSQLKPVFRPGGRVTAGNCCPLNDGAAAVVIMSDTKAKELGLTPLARIVSTGVSGLSPEIMGLGPVQATQNALRYAGMSIDDIDLAEINEAFAAQVIPSFRDLNLPEEKVNVNGGAIAVGHPFGMTGARITTTLLNSLDWHDKSVGLETMCVGGGQGMAMIVERMS from the coding sequence TTGCCTGAAGCAGTCATCGTTGCTACCGCTCGCACGCCGATCGGGCGTGCTGTCAAGGGCTCGCTCGCGAGCTTCCGCCCCGACGATCTGACCGCGCTGGCCGTCCAGGCCGCGATGGACAAGGTCCCCGCGCTCAAGCCGGAGATGGTCGATGATCTGCTCCTGGGCTGTGGTCTGCCCGGTGGCCAGCAGGGCTTCAACATGGCCCGCGTCGTCTCGGTGCTGCTGGGCTGGGACACCGTCCCCGGCGCGACCGTCACCCGCTACTGCTCGTCGTCGCTGCAGACCACCCGCATGGCGATGCACGCGATCCGCGCGGGCGAGGGCGACGTGTTCGTCTCGGCCGGTGTCGAGATGGTGTCGTCGTACCAGTACGGCAACTCCGATGCCATCCCGAACACCCAGAACCCGAAGTTCGAGGAGGCCGGGGCCCGTACGGCGAAGGTCGCCGAGGAGGGCTCGGATACCTGGACCGACCCGCGCGAGCAGGGCAACCTGCCCGACGTCTACATCGCGATGGGCCAGACCGCCGAGAACCTGGCGCGGCTTAAGAACGTTACCCGCGAAGACATGGATGCCTTCGGCGTCCGCTCGCAGAACCTGGCCGAGAAGGCGATCCAGGACGGCTTCTGGGACCGCGAGATCACCCCGGTGACCACGCCGGACGGCGTCGAGGTCAGCAAGGACGACGGCCCGCGCGCCGGCGTCACGCTGGAGGCGGTCTCGCAGCTCAAGCCGGTGTTCCGGCCCGGCGGCCGAGTGACCGCGGGCAACTGTTGCCCGCTGAACGACGGCGCGGCCGCGGTGGTGATCATGAGCGACACCAAGGCCAAGGAGCTGGGCCTGACCCCGCTGGCGCGGATCGTCTCGACCGGCGTCTCGGGCCTGTCGCCGGAGATCATGGGCCTCGGGCCCGTGCAGGCGACCCAGAACGCACTGCGCTACGCCGGCATGAGCATCGACGACATCGACCTCGCTGAGATCAACGAGGCCTTCGCCGCTCAGGTGATCCCGTCCTTCCGTGACCTGAACCTTCCCGAGGAGAAGGTCAACGTCAACGGTGGAGCGATCGCGGTCGGTCACCCGTTCGGCATGACCGGCGCCCGCATCACCACCACGCTGCTGAACTCGCTGGACTGGCACGACAAGTCCGTGGGCCTGGAGACCATGTGCGTCGGCGGCGGCCAGGGCATGGCGATGATCGTGGAGCGCATGTCCTAA
- a CDS encoding Bax inhibitor-1/YccA family protein — MSNPSLKRVVSGAGTAPQQGYQTWSTPGQAPAYGQGMPGYPQPGYPQPGFPGQPPVRSASSYLDMNDIVTKTAISIVTVIVAGIATWLLLGPSEAEVYNEGGAAYSGLMTVAVIAALVGFVLGLVNSFKRTPSAPLVLAYCIAEGVFLGGITGMFEQFYPGIAVQAVMGTIGVFIGMLIVYRTGAIRVTPKFQRWLAAAVMGAVVLMLFNLVYWAITGNVTILRDGGPVAIGFSLLMIGIAAFTLLSDFDLAEQAIRRGAPKVFAWGIAFGLVVSLVWLYIEILRLLSYFRES; from the coding sequence GTGAGCAACCCTTCACTCAAGCGGGTAGTCAGCGGAGCGGGCACCGCCCCGCAGCAGGGCTACCAGACGTGGTCGACCCCGGGCCAGGCTCCGGCGTACGGCCAGGGCATGCCGGGCTACCCGCAGCCCGGATACCCGCAGCCCGGGTTCCCCGGCCAGCCGCCGGTGCGCAGCGCGTCGAGCTACCTGGACATGAACGACATCGTCACCAAGACGGCGATCTCGATCGTGACCGTCATCGTCGCGGGAATCGCGACCTGGCTGCTCCTCGGCCCGTCCGAGGCCGAGGTCTACAACGAGGGCGGCGCAGCGTACTCCGGGTTGATGACCGTCGCGGTCATCGCGGCGCTCGTCGGATTCGTCCTGGGCCTGGTCAACAGCTTCAAGCGCACCCCGAGCGCCCCGCTGGTCCTCGCGTACTGCATCGCCGAGGGCGTCTTCCTCGGCGGCATTACCGGCATGTTCGAGCAGTTCTACCCGGGTATCGCGGTCCAGGCGGTGATGGGCACCATCGGCGTGTTCATCGGCATGCTGATCGTCTACCGCACCGGCGCCATCCGGGTCACCCCGAAGTTCCAGCGCTGGCTGGCCGCTGCCGTCATGGGCGCGGTCGTGCTGATGCTGTTCAACCTCGTCTACTGGGCGATCACCGGCAACGTCACCATCCTGCGCGATGGGGGCCCGGTCGCCATCGGCTTCAGCCTCCTGATGATCGGCATCGCGGCCTTCACGCTGCTGTCGGACTTCGACCTCGCCGAGCAGGCGATCCGCCGCGGCGCACCCAAGGTGTTCGCCTGGGGCATCGCCTTCGGCCTGGTCGTGTCGCTGGTGTGGCTGTACATCGAGATCCTGCGCCTGCTGTCCTACTTCCGCGAGTCGTAG
- a CDS encoding alpha/beta hydrolase, which translates to MNTATFIAAAGVDPYVKAEEVVSARPGEVQALGEAFEQAAAALSESGSLAGIAGSLADASTVFDGSPPTELIYEVQAVQASLSAGPEQLAAIGGPLCQLADALWQVQLEVSAVLMAMEEECVAVALSYQAAQAVPLAAPLDLAPQFTSQGAAVVQAAHQQITSVVDAHDAFADSILVSLQDAGYLIPPDVDAAVVDILGATGTPQCPVLPDGDPSQIAAWWASRTPAEQAQLIQQHPELIAQLPGLPPDVYDLVNRRGLSDAHIPLLPKVEEALQTLYDEGLVEQGTTIEDVMALHHSELTKIGLFSIASNNALNTLKDLFPAWQKVTHTQASVADTDVEHYLLEYEIDAYGGDGSAVIAIGETDSAENIALVVQGATHDLTTIDSQTADAQAVLDQMNEHGDSNAVIVYAGYDNPDIAQAAFSANAQAGGSALADDIDGYIATYEQEFGAGADPNLTLIGHSYGTTTSAYALQAGANEHVDALVVYGSPGLDVEHASELGLPAGQVYAAINSSDVLDGLLDELEDQLQMHTFGLSVLGMDPAGPGFGSTVVSSEGVDGHGDYFEYDDGVPNDALYNAGAISAGEYDKVKK; encoded by the coding sequence GTGAACACCGCCACCTTCATCGCCGCCGCCGGCGTCGATCCCTACGTCAAGGCAGAGGAGGTCGTCAGCGCCCGTCCCGGAGAGGTGCAGGCACTCGGAGAGGCCTTTGAACAGGCCGCCGCCGCGCTCAGCGAGTCCGGCAGCCTCGCCGGCATAGCGGGCTCGCTCGCGGACGCCAGCACCGTGTTCGATGGCTCGCCGCCGACCGAGCTCATCTACGAGGTCCAGGCGGTACAGGCGTCGTTGAGTGCCGGGCCCGAGCAGCTTGCCGCGATCGGAGGACCGTTGTGCCAGCTCGCCGACGCGCTGTGGCAGGTGCAGCTCGAGGTCTCGGCGGTGCTGATGGCGATGGAGGAGGAGTGCGTCGCCGTGGCGCTGTCCTACCAAGCCGCCCAGGCGGTCCCGCTGGCCGCGCCCCTCGACCTCGCGCCGCAGTTCACCAGCCAGGGCGCTGCCGTCGTCCAGGCCGCGCACCAGCAGATCACCAGCGTGGTTGACGCTCACGACGCCTTCGCGGACTCGATCCTCGTCTCGCTGCAGGATGCCGGCTACCTGATCCCGCCCGATGTCGACGCGGCGGTCGTCGACATCCTGGGTGCGACCGGAACGCCGCAGTGCCCAGTGCTACCGGACGGCGACCCGTCGCAGATCGCTGCCTGGTGGGCCTCCCGTACCCCGGCGGAGCAGGCGCAGCTGATCCAGCAACACCCTGAGCTGATCGCGCAGCTGCCCGGCCTGCCGCCTGACGTGTACGACCTGGTGAACCGACGCGGGCTGTCCGACGCCCACATCCCGCTGCTGCCGAAGGTCGAGGAGGCGCTGCAGACGCTGTACGACGAGGGACTCGTCGAGCAGGGCACGACGATTGAGGACGTGATGGCGCTGCACCACTCCGAGCTGACCAAGATCGGGCTGTTCAGCATTGCCTCGAACAATGCGCTCAACACCCTGAAGGATCTCTTCCCTGCCTGGCAGAAGGTGACCCACACCCAGGCCTCGGTCGCCGACACGGACGTCGAGCACTACCTGCTTGAGTACGAGATCGATGCTTACGGTGGCGACGGCTCGGCCGTGATCGCGATCGGAGAGACCGACAGCGCCGAGAACATCGCGCTCGTCGTCCAGGGCGCCACCCACGACCTGACAACGATCGACTCCCAGACGGCCGACGCACAGGCGGTACTGGACCAGATGAACGAGCACGGCGACTCGAACGCGGTGATCGTGTATGCCGGCTATGACAACCCGGATATCGCCCAGGCCGCGTTCTCGGCGAACGCCCAGGCCGGTGGGAGCGCGCTGGCCGACGATATCGACGGCTACATCGCGACCTACGAGCAGGAATTCGGGGCCGGAGCCGACCCCAACCTCACCTTGATCGGGCACTCTTACGGCACCACGACCTCGGCGTACGCGCTGCAGGCCGGGGCCAACGAGCACGTCGATGCGCTGGTCGTCTACGGCTCACCCGGGCTGGACGTCGAGCACGCGAGCGAGCTGGGGCTCCCAGCCGGACAGGTGTACGCCGCGATCAACTCCTCGGACGTCCTGGACGGGCTCCTCGACGAGTTGGAGGACCAGCTGCAGATGCACACCTTCGGGCTCAGCGTGCTCGGCATGGACCCAGCGGGCCCCGGTTTCGGCTCGACGGTCGTCAGCAGCGAGGGCGTGGACGGGCACGGCGACTACTTCGAGTACGACGACGGTGTGCCGAATGACGCCCTCTACAACGCGGGGGCGATCTCCGCGGGGGAGTACGACAAGGTCAAAAAGTAG
- a CDS encoding exopolyphosphatase has product MTARRVAAIDCGTNTIRLLIADIAPETARPVREVVRQMRTVRLGEGIERTGEFAAAALERTRVALDEYAALIQQHAAQQVRMVATSASRDVRTRGQLIEIARSTVEVVPEVITGDEEGRLSFTGVLSGLRVPGPSIVVDIGGGSTELVAGSESGVRANVSTDIGVVRLTERHVRHDPPRADELARVAADAEAALRTAADVIGEVGGHRMIGVAGTATTAAALARDLSSYDPRLIHGATISYADVRRVLHWSTARDTAGRAAHPAMHPGRAPVFPAGMVILDCVMSMLQMSEMTVSESDILDGIALSTRPGE; this is encoded by the coding sequence GTGACCGCGCGCCGCGTCGCGGCCATCGACTGCGGCACCAACACCATCCGGCTGCTCATCGCCGATATCGCGCCCGAGACGGCACGGCCCGTGCGCGAGGTGGTCCGGCAGATGCGCACCGTGCGGCTCGGAGAGGGCATCGAGCGCACCGGCGAGTTCGCGGCGGCAGCGCTCGAGCGTACGCGCGTCGCGTTGGACGAGTACGCCGCGCTCATCCAGCAGCATGCCGCCCAGCAGGTGCGGATGGTGGCCACCAGCGCCAGCCGCGACGTCCGCACCCGCGGCCAGCTCATCGAGATTGCTCGATCCACGGTCGAGGTCGTACCGGAGGTGATCACCGGCGACGAGGAAGGCCGGTTGAGCTTCACTGGTGTGCTGAGCGGACTGCGCGTGCCGGGGCCATCGATCGTGGTCGATATCGGCGGCGGATCGACCGAGCTGGTCGCGGGCTCCGAGTCCGGCGTGCGCGCCAACGTCTCGACGGACATCGGGGTGGTGCGGCTGACCGAGCGCCACGTGCGACACGACCCGCCGCGCGCCGACGAGCTGGCGCGGGTGGCCGCGGACGCCGAGGCGGCGCTGCGCACCGCCGCAGACGTGATCGGCGAGGTCGGCGGCCACCGGATGATCGGGGTGGCGGGAACCGCCACGACCGCGGCCGCCCTGGCCCGTGACCTTTCGTCGTACGACCCGCGGCTGATCCACGGAGCCACCATCTCCTACGCCGACGTCCGCCGGGTGCTCCACTGGTCGACCGCCCGTGACACCGCGGGTCGAGCCGCCCACCCCGCGATGCACCCCGGCCGGGCGCCGGTGTTCCCCGCGGGCATGGTCATCCTCGACTGCGTCATGAGCATGCTGCAGATGAGCGAGATGACCGTCAGCGAGAGCGACATCCTCGACGGCATCGCCTTGTCAACTCGACCCGGCGAGTAG
- a CDS encoding DUF501 domain-containing protein gives MSEHEPFTDKDRSAVHHQLGRAPRATRAVAHRCPCGLPDVVQTNPRMEDGTPFPTMYYLTCPRAASAIGTLEADGVMRQMTQRLQEDDDLAERYRAAHEQYLATRDAIEPLGHEITAGGMPTRVKCLHVLVAHSLAAGPGINPLGDEALEMLPEWWAKGPCVDVEAPLPPPRKGRR, from the coding sequence GTGAGCGAGCACGAGCCGTTCACCGACAAGGACCGCAGTGCCGTCCATCATCAGCTCGGCCGTGCGCCCAGGGCCACCCGCGCCGTGGCGCACCGCTGCCCGTGCGGGCTGCCGGACGTCGTCCAGACCAACCCCCGGATGGAGGACGGCACGCCGTTCCCGACCATGTACTACCTCACGTGCCCCCGGGCGGCGTCCGCGATCGGCACCCTTGAGGCCGACGGCGTGATGCGGCAGATGACGCAGCGGCTCCAGGAGGACGACGATCTCGCCGAGCGTTACCGCGCCGCGCACGAGCAGTATCTCGCCACCCGGGACGCCATCGAGCCGCTCGGCCACGAGATCACCGCAGGCGGGATGCCCACCCGGGTCAAGTGCCTGCACGTCCTCGTCGCCCACTCACTCGCCGCCGGCCCCGGTATCAACCCGCTCGGCGACGAGGCTCTGGAGATGCTTCCGGAGTGGTGGGCGAAGGGCCCGTGCGTCGACGTGGAGGCGCCGCTGCCGCCGCCGCGCAAGGGCCGGCGCTAG
- a CDS encoding septum formation initiator family protein: protein MRATSSASRARARGGLNSRAISLGVLVIACVLLLIIPTSNYLRQRGHIEQLQEQIAQKKASISQLEDHNALLDDPAYIKAQARDRLNYIEPGEKLYVVANNDPASDAAAQRTEEEKAAKKQSTSAGQDLADSIAEVDGGDE, encoded by the coding sequence GTGCGCGCGACCAGTTCTGCATCTCGGGCCCGCGCGCGGGGAGGGCTGAACTCGCGGGCGATCAGCCTCGGCGTCCTCGTGATCGCCTGCGTGCTGCTGCTGATCATCCCGACGTCCAACTACCTGCGTCAGCGTGGCCACATCGAGCAGCTGCAGGAGCAGATCGCGCAGAAGAAGGCCTCGATCTCGCAGCTCGAGGACCACAATGCTCTGCTGGATGACCCCGCCTACATCAAGGCGCAGGCCCGCGACCGCCTGAACTACATCGAGCCCGGCGAGAAGCTGTACGTCGTGGCCAACAACGATCCCGCCTCGGACGCCGCCGCCCAGCGCACCGAGGAGGAGAAGGCCGCCAAGAAGCAGAGCACCTCGGCAGGGCAGGATCTCGCCGACTCGATCGCGGAGGTCGACGGGGGAGACGAGTGA
- the eno gene encoding phosphopyruvate hydratase, translating into MASIEAIGAREILDSRGNPTVEVEVLLDDDTFARAAVPSGASTGQFEAVELRDGGKRYLGKGVQKAVAAVIEKIAPELIGYDAEEQRLIDQRMMELDATKDKSKLGANAMLGVSLAVAQAAAKSADLPLFRYVGGPNAHVLPVPMMNILNGGAHADSNVDIQEFMIAPVGAATFADALREGAEVYHALKAVLKKEGLGTGLGDEGGFAPNLPSNRAALELIDKAVSSAGLKTGKDIVFALDVAASEFYKSRKYDFEGGKKSSDDMIAYYEGLVKDFPVVSIEDPLNEEDWAGWSDITAQLGEQVQLVGDDLFVTNPERLARGIKDGAGNALLVKVNQIGTLTETLDAVQLAHRSGFRCMMSHRSGETEDVTIADLAVATDCGQIKTGAPARSERVAKYNQLLRIEEELDDAAVYAGRGAFPRLDAKKK; encoded by the coding sequence GTGGCCAGCATCGAAGCAATCGGCGCCCGCGAGATCCTGGATTCCCGTGGGAACCCCACGGTCGAGGTCGAGGTACTGCTCGACGACGACACGTTCGCCCGCGCGGCTGTTCCGAGCGGCGCATCCACCGGCCAGTTCGAGGCGGTCGAGCTGCGGGACGGCGGCAAGCGCTACCTCGGCAAGGGCGTCCAGAAGGCGGTCGCCGCGGTCATCGAGAAGATCGCTCCCGAGCTGATCGGCTACGACGCCGAGGAGCAGCGCCTGATCGACCAGCGCATGATGGAGCTCGACGCGACCAAGGACAAGTCGAAGCTCGGCGCCAACGCGATGCTCGGCGTGTCTCTCGCCGTCGCCCAGGCTGCCGCCAAGTCAGCCGATCTGCCGCTGTTCCGCTACGTCGGCGGTCCCAACGCGCACGTGCTGCCCGTGCCGATGATGAACATCCTCAACGGCGGCGCGCACGCCGACAGCAATGTCGACATCCAGGAGTTCATGATCGCGCCGGTCGGCGCCGCCACCTTCGCGGACGCCCTGCGCGAGGGCGCCGAGGTCTACCACGCACTGAAGGCGGTCCTGAAGAAGGAAGGCCTGGGCACCGGCCTCGGCGACGAGGGCGGCTTCGCGCCCAACCTGCCCAGCAACCGCGCCGCGCTCGAGCTCATCGACAAGGCCGTCAGCTCCGCCGGCCTGAAGACCGGCAAGGACATCGTCTTCGCGCTCGATGTCGCCGCTAGCGAGTTCTACAAGTCCAGGAAGTACGACTTCGAGGGCGGCAAGAAGTCCAGCGACGACATGATCGCCTACTACGAGGGACTGGTGAAGGACTTCCCGGTCGTGTCGATCGAGGACCCGCTCAACGAGGAGGACTGGGCCGGCTGGTCGGACATCACCGCCCAGCTCGGTGAGCAGGTCCAGCTGGTCGGCGATGACCTGTTCGTCACCAACCCCGAGCGGCTGGCCCGCGGCATCAAGGACGGCGCCGGCAACGCGTTGCTGGTGAAGGTCAACCAGATCGGCACCCTCACCGAGACGCTCGACGCCGTGCAGCTCGCGCACCGCAGCGGGTTCCGCTGCATGATGTCGCACCGCTCCGGCGAGACCGAGGACGTCACGATCGCCGACCTCGCCGTGGCGACCGACTGCGGCCAGATCAAGACCGGTGCGCCGGCCCGTTCGGAGCGGGTCGCGAAGTACAACCAGCTGCTGCGGATCGAGGAGGAGCTCGACGATGCGGCGGTCTACGCCGGTCGTGGTGCCTTCCCGCGGCTCGACGCGAAGAAGAAGTAG
- a CDS encoding MazG family protein: MTAPDRGLARAVRVMDRLRSPGGCPWDAEQTHSSLAKYLIEEAYEAVDAIESGSSDELKEELGDVLLQVLFHARIATERADGFDIDDIADALCDKLERRHPHVFADVRVSGADEVNANWEQIKAAERQRSGPYDGIVWSAPALSVASAVVRRERRAAEPLDVETSDDARRIAADLLAVVRRAADLGVDPETSLRAALRSAAGEA; encoded by the coding sequence GTGACCGCACCCGACCGAGGCCTGGCCCGCGCAGTCCGCGTGATGGACCGGCTGCGCTCGCCGGGCGGTTGCCCCTGGGACGCCGAGCAGACCCACTCGTCACTGGCGAAATACCTCATCGAGGAGGCCTACGAGGCCGTCGATGCGATCGAGTCCGGTAGCAGCGACGAGCTGAAGGAGGAGCTCGGCGACGTCCTGCTCCAGGTGCTCTTTCACGCCCGGATCGCGACCGAGCGAGCCGACGGCTTCGACATCGACGACATCGCCGACGCGCTGTGCGACAAGCTCGAGCGCCGCCACCCGCACGTCTTCGCCGACGTCCGCGTCAGTGGGGCCGATGAGGTGAACGCCAACTGGGAGCAGATCAAGGCCGCCGAGAGGCAGCGCAGCGGCCCGTACGACGGGATCGTGTGGTCCGCCCCGGCCCTCTCGGTGGCCTCCGCGGTCGTGCGGCGCGAGCGCCGCGCCGCCGAGCCCCTCGATGTCGAGACCTCCGACGACGCGCGGCGGATCGCCGCCGATCTGCTGGCGGTGGTCCGGCGGGCGGCCGACCTGGGGGTGGATCCCGAGACCTCCCTCAGGGCGGCGCTGCGGTCCGCTGCCGGCGAGGCCTGA
- a CDS encoding VIT family protein, with translation MSTPGPGGPSASDPADPRLTHPGERHDAGHAGKLNWLRAGVLGANDGILSQAGLLVGVASATANTSAILTAAVAGLTAGAASMAAGEYVSVSSQRDAERELIAKEARELAEDPDIELAELTAIYRRKGLSEQTAAQVAVELTENDALSAHLDAELHIDPDELTSPVAAAVASAISFVVGSAIPTLAIILSSTSWHIAAVVIAVLVALVTTGYLSARLTDAPRGRAIARLVLFGIVTMGITYLIGRVFDTTVG, from the coding sequence ATGAGCACTCCTGGACCCGGCGGTCCCTCGGCCTCCGACCCGGCGGACCCCCGGCTCACGCACCCCGGCGAGAGACACGACGCCGGTCACGCCGGCAAGCTGAACTGGCTGCGCGCCGGCGTCCTCGGCGCCAACGACGGCATCCTGTCGCAGGCAGGTCTGCTCGTCGGTGTCGCGAGCGCCACGGCGAACACGTCGGCGATTCTCACTGCGGCCGTTGCCGGCCTGACGGCGGGCGCGGCGTCGATGGCCGCCGGAGAGTATGTCTCGGTCTCGTCGCAGCGGGACGCCGAACGCGAGCTGATCGCCAAGGAGGCGCGCGAGCTCGCCGAGGATCCAGACATCGAGCTCGCCGAGCTGACTGCGATCTATCGGCGCAAGGGCCTGTCCGAGCAGACCGCAGCCCAGGTCGCGGTCGAGCTCACCGAGAACGACGCGCTCAGCGCGCACCTGGACGCCGAGCTGCACATCGATCCCGACGAGCTCACGAGCCCGGTCGCAGCCGCGGTCGCCTCTGCGATCTCGTTCGTGGTCGGTAGCGCCATCCCGACGCTCGCGATCATCCTGTCCAGCACCTCGTGGCACATCGCTGCGGTGGTCATCGCAGTGCTCGTCGCGCTGGTGACGACCGGCTACCTCAGTGCCCGGCTCACCGATGCACCGCGCGGCCGTGCGATCGCCCGGCTCGTCCTCTTCGGCATCGTGACGATGGGCATCACCTATCTCATCGGGCGGGTCTTCGACACCACGGTCGGTTGA